A single window of Anopheles moucheti chromosome 2, idAnoMoucSN_F20_07, whole genome shotgun sequence DNA harbors:
- the LOC128299921 gene encoding V-type proton ATPase subunit d-like gives MAGFLYNIDNGYLEGLCRGFKSSILKKSDYLNLVQCETLDDLKLQLQSTDYGPFLANETSPLTVSTIDERLRETLLVEFRHLRNQAVQPLAEFLDFITYSYMIDNTILLITGTMYERPMRDLIANCNPLGLFEQMESINMTLAPADLYNAILIDTPLAPFFVDCMSGQDMDEMNIEIMRNALYKAYLEAFYDLCKQLGGTTADVMCEILAFEADRRAISVTVNALGTTLPKEAYVRLYPGCGHLFPDGLIALGRASDYEQVRSVASRYPEYGALFEPDGRLLDEKFCIHEAKLHVRSFMQQFHFGVFYSYVKLKEQEFRNIVWIAECIVQNQRSRIENYISLF, from the coding sequence ATGGCCGGATTTTTGTATAACATCGACAACGGATACTTGGAAGGCCTCTGTCGCGGCTTCAAATCCAGCATCTTGAAGAAGTCGGATTATTTGAATTTGGTGCAGTGTGAAACGCTCGATGATTTGAAACTGCAACTGCAAAGCACAGATTATGGCCCGTTCCTTGCTAATGAAACTTCTCCACTCACCGTGTCAACGATCGACGAAAGATTGCGAGAaacacttctggttgaattcagGCACCTACGAAACCAGGCCGTTCAGCCGTTAGCTGAGTTCCTGGATTTTATCACATACAGCTATATGATCGATAACACCATCTTGCTTATTACGGGAACGATGTATGAGCGGCCAATGCGGGATCTAATTGCAAATTGCAATCCTCTCGGTCTTTTTGAACAGATGGAATCAATCAATATGACTCTAGCGCCAGCCGATCTCTACAACGCGATCCTGATTGATACTCCGCTAGCTCCGTTCTTCGTCGACTGTATGTCTGGCCAGGATATGGATGAAATGAACATAGAAATTATGCGCAACGCGCTTTACAAAGCATACTTAGAGGCATTCTACGATCTCTGCAAACAGTTGGGAGGAACAACGGCCGATGTAATGTGCGAAATATTAGCATTTGAGGCGGATCGCCGTGCAATTAGTGTAACGGTGAATGCGCTCGGCACTACCCTACCCAAGGAGGCTTACGTTCGTCTTTATCCAGGCTGTGGTCATTTGTTTCCGGACGGGTTAATAGCGCTGGGACGTGCGTCCGACTACGAGCAAGTGCGATCGGTTGCCTCGCGTTACCCCGAATACGGCGCTCTGTTCGAACCGGATGGACGGTTgcttgatgaaaaattttgcATACACGAAGCCAAACTGCATGTGCGCAGTTTTATGCAGCAATTTCATTTTGGTGTATTTTATTCGTACGTTAAGCTAAAAGAACAAGAGTTCCGTAATATTGTTT
- the LOC128299920 gene encoding alkaline phosphatase-like produces MVLIGVVLLTSFCAHSAVHGVTGSPLSAFVTVANSGPTHPMDNPDWVPPTGPTREKDREYWQASGQDRLRRQLEHSERNLNVAKNVIIFLGDGLSIPTLAATRMYMGGEELELSFETFPHTGLAKTYCINYQVSDSSCTAAAILTGVKNNYGTIGVSGHVPLMNCPLSLQEQNRLTSILKYAQEDGRSTGIVTNTRITHATPAVAYAVSGARYWEDDTELPPGCVDIASQLIHGDIGTNLTVALGGGSRHFYPAGTFDSNGEPGSRADGRNLVNEWIESTAARDLRAQFVHDRTGLFAVQPEQVDRLFGLFSGNHMSYRLLADQLREPSLEEMTVKALEILQRNDRGFVLLVEGGRIDHAHHDNLAKLALDETVELHRAVERTVQHLGENAPETLLLVTADHSHTFTIGGYPVRGNDILSTGDFSRFDRMPFFTLTYANGPSYADHFYETGGRRNPDDMRDRYHDPGFTYPAAVPYEDETHGGDDVAVFAQGPWAHIFSGLYEQHVIGHGLLYAACLGPDTFQQSDACRERLRGGTAEPSRAVNHLLVILLSFAYLRTHTLYNM; encoded by the exons ATGGTTCTAATTGGCGTGGTGCTTCTTACTAGCTTTTGTGCGCATAGCGCGGTGCATGGCGTGACCGGCAGTCCATTGTCGGCCTTTGTGACCGTTGCGAATTCGGGCCCAACACACCCGATGGATAACCCGGACTGGGTGCCCCCTACGGGACCAACCAGAGAAAAGGATCGTGAGTACTGGCAGGCTAGTGGGCAAGACCGACTACGTCGTCAACTGGAGCACAGCGAGCGGAACCTGAACGTGGCCAAAAACGTAATCATCTTCCTGGGAGACGGGTTGTCAATACCGACGCTCGCTGCCACTCGAATGTACATGGGAGGTGAAGAGTTGGAGCTTTCCTTCGAAACATTCCCCCACACGGGACTCGCGAAGACTTACTGCATTAACTACCAAGTATCGGATTCATCCTGCACGGCTGCCGCCATCCTGACGGGAGTGAAGAACAATTATGGCACCATCGGTGTCAGTGGGCATGTGCCGCTAATGAACTGCCCGCTCAGTTTGCAGGAACAGAACCGTTTGACATCCATACTGAAGTACGCCCAGGAGGACGGCCGCTCGACGGGCATCGTCACCAACACACGCATAACCCATGCGACGCCGGCCGTTGCGTATGCCGTCTCCGGGGCACGGTACTGGGAAGACGATACCGAATTGCCCCCGGGCTGCGTAGACATTGCCTCGCAGTTAATTCATGGCGATATTGGAACCAACCTTACCGTAGCGCTCGGTGGGGGATCAAGACATTTCTATCCAGCCGGAACGTTCGATAGCAATGGCGAACCGGGCAGTCGCGCCGACGGTCGCAATCTCGTGAATGAGTGGATCGAATCAACGGCAGCCCGTGACCTGAGGGCCCAGTTCGTCCATGACCGG ACCGGACTATTCGCCGTCCAACCAGAGCAGGTGGATCGGTTGTTTGGATTGTTCAGCGGAAATCACATGTCTTATAGGTTGCTGGCCGATCAGCTACGTGAACCGTCGTTGGAGGAAATGACAGTAAAAGCCTTGGAGATTCTGCAACGCAACGATCGTGGATTTGTGTTGCTGGTAGAAG GTGGACGCATTGATCACGCACATCATGATAATTTGGCTAAGCTGGCGTTAGATGAGACAGTGGAACTACACCGGGCTGTGGAGCGTACAGTGCAGCATCTGGGTGAAAACGCTCCGGAAACTTTGCTGCTAGTGACGGCGGACCATTCGCATACGTTCACGATCGGAGGATATCCGGTGAGAGGTAACGATATCCTGTCGACTGGAGATTTTTCGCGCTTCGACCGGATGCCGTTCTTCACACTGACCTACGCGAACGGTCCGAGCTATGCGGACCACTTCTATGAAACCGGTGGCCGCAGGAATCCCGACGACATGCGGGACCGATATCACGATCCGGGCTTCACATATCCGGCCGCCGTACCGTACGAGGACGAGACGCACGGTGGGGACGACGTAGCCGTGTTTGCCCAAGGGCCTTGGGCACACATTTTCAGCGGTCTCTACGAGCAGCACGTCATCGGACACGGGCTCTTGTACGCCGCCTGTCTTGGACCGGATACGTTCCAGCAATCGGATGCGTGTCGCGAGCGTTTACGAGGTGGAACGGCGGAACCTTCACGAGCTGTAAACCATTTACTGGTTATCTTACTATCGTTCGCGTATCTACGAACGCATACATTATACAACATGTAG